The genomic interval TCAACTCACGACAGAATCGTCACCACGCGGTCTCGATCGTGCCGTTCGATTCGATGACCTCTCGCGCCTGATCGCTCGTGAATGCCTTCTTCAGCGCGGCGGTGGCCGCGGAGTCGGCGTCCTTCTGCTGCACGACGAGGTTCAGCGCGAACGTGTCGTCGAGCTCGGTGATCAGGCCGTCCTTCTCAGGCGTGAGCCCGAGTGCCTTGATGTGCGATGGCCACTGGAAGACCAGGTCGGCCTCTTCGTATGCGGCGTTCAGCGAGGCGATGGGCACCTGCAGGAATTCGAGGTTCTTCGGGTTGTCGGTGATGTCCTTGACCGTCGATGCGTACGGGTCCACCGCCGGGTCGAGCGTGATGATGTCGTTGCCGGCGAGCAGCTTCAGCGCGCGGCCGGTGTTCGACGGGTCGTCGGGGATCGCGACGGTCGCGCCATCTGGCAGGTCGGCGATGTCGTCGAGCGTCTTGGAGTAGAACGCGATCACGAAGTTGTACACCGGCTGCACGCCGACGAGCGTGCCGTCGTTCGCCTCGTTGAACGTCTGCATATAAGGGATGTGCTGCGAGAAGTTCGCGTACACGTCGCCGCTATTCAGGATCGTGTTCGAGGTGACGTAGTCGCCGACCTCGACGAGCTCGACCTCGTATCCGTCCTCGATGGCCTCGCCCGCCGCCTCGACGACGTCGGTCATGGGCGACATGACCGCCGCGACCTTCAGCACCTTGGGTGCGGCGTCGCCGGCATCCGACTGCTCTGGCGAGCCGGCGCAGCCGGTGGCGACCAGCGAGATTCCGATGACGGCTGCCAGCAGACCGGCACGTGACTTCTTCATTGCTCTGTTCTCCTTGATGGGACTTGCAGGTTTGCGGCTCAGCGGTGATCGAGCCGGACGGACGTGCGGTGGCCGATCGCCTGGATGGCCAGCACGCACACGATGATGATGACGATCACGAAGTACATCAGGCTGTCGTTGTACTCCTGGTAGCCGTAGCGCATCGCGAAGTCGCCGATGCCACCTCCGCCCACGACGCCGAGCACGGTCGAGTACGACAGCAGGCTGATCGCGGCAGAGGTGAGCGCGTAGACGAGACCTGAGCGGGCCTCGGGCAGCAGCATCAGGAACACCGTCTGCGGCACGGTGGCGCCCGATGCCTGGGCGACTTTCGGGATGCCACGGGGGATCTCGCGCAGGATCTGCTCGGTGAGCCGCGCGTAGATCGCGACGGCGACGACGCACAACGGCAGAGTGGCGGCCTGGGTGCCGAAGCTCGTGCCCATGACCAGCCGTGTGAACGGGATGAGGAACACCGCCAGCAGCAGGAAGGGAAATGAGCGGACGACGTTGATGTAGAGGTTCGCGATGGTGTTGATCGCGCGGTTCTGCGCCAGTCCCCCGCGCTCGGTGAGGTAGACGATCGTGCCGAGCGGCAACCCGATCAGCACCGCGGCCAGCAGCGAGACCAGCATCATGTAGCCGGTCTCGGCGAGCGAGGTCGCGATGTCCTCGCCGTACTCGGCGAGCAGATCGGTGAACCAGGTGACGACTCCGGTCACGACTTCAGCTCCCGCTTGACCTGTTCGTAGTAGGTCGGCAGCGAGCGCGTGCCGGTGCTCTGCACGGCGAAGACCTCGCGCAGGCGTCCCTTCTCGAGCAGCGCGGCGCGGTCGCAGATGGCCTTGACCACATCGAGGTCGTGGGTGATGACGACCACCGTCGTGCCGAGTTTGTCACGGGCATCCGACAGCACCCGCAGCACGTCGCCGGTCGTCGACGCATCCAGTGACGAGGTCGGCTCGTCGCACAGCAGCAGCGACGGACGCGAGACCAGGGCGCGCGCGAGGCCGACGCGCTGGCGCTCGCCGCCGCTGAGCTGGGCCGGGTAGTGGTCGGCGCGATGGGCCAGCCCGACGAAGGAGAGGATCTCGTCCACGGCGGCGTTCTGCTGGCGTCGAGTGGAGCGCCGTCCGCCGTCGCGGCGGGCGAGGCGCAGCGGCAGCCGCACGTTGTCCCGCACCGTGCTGTTGCTGAGCAGGTGCACGCCCTGGAAGACGATGCCGATGTCGCGGCGCAGGGCGCGCAGCGCTGCCCTGTCGAGGCCCGCGACGTCGGCGCCGTCGACCTCGACGGCGCCCGCGGTGGGTGAGCCCAGGCCGTTCACGAGTTCGAGCAGGGTCGATTTGCCCGCGCCGCTCTCGCCGATGATGCCGAGGATCTCACCGCGTCGGATGCTGAGATCGATGCCGTCGAGTGCGGGCGGCGCATCGTCGCGGAACTGCTTGGTGACGTCGCGGAACTCCACGAGCGCGGGGGTGGCAGTGGCCATCGCGGTGGATCGACTTTCGGATCGGGGACGAGCGCGGCGGCCCCGAAGAGGGCCGACAGCCCTTTCTGTACGCGATCCAATTATAGTTCAGGTATGGCATTGAGGTACCGGACGGAAGCGATCAACACAGACGGCGGCGATGCGAGCAGCCGGGTCTCGGACGGCATGGAGGTGTCGGTCTCGTCGCCGCTCGGCCCGAATCCGGACCCGGATGCGACCAACCCCGAGCAGCTGCTCGCCCTGGCCTGGGCCACCTGCCTGAACTCCACCGCGCAGGCCATCGTCAAGCGCCAGCGCCGCACGGCCGTGCGCATCGAGGTCGAGCTGCACTCTGTGGAGAACGGCATCGGCTACGAGTTCCACGTCGACGCCTTCCTGTCGGCCGAGGGCGCCTCGCCCGAAGAGACCGCCGACCTGCTGGCGGCTGCGAACGCCCGCTGCCCTGTGTCGAAACTGCTGGCAGGTTCGTCGACCGTCGCCGTGCACGCCGAGTCCTACACCGCCGCGCTTCCCGTATGAGTTTCTGTCGCCTGATCACCCGATAGGCGACAGAAACTCATACGGGAGCGAGCAGCGGGTGCCGTTCTGAGCCCGGAACCGGCGAGGGCCGGAGCCGGCGTGAGCTCTGCCGGCGTGAGCTCAGATCGTCAGCCCGTGGCCGAAGCGGAACAGCGGGTCGGCGGTGTCGAACGGCACGTCGGGACGCGAGGCCTGCACCGCGGCCATCGACCTGGGCAGGTCGAACGGCAGACGCCCCTTGGCCTCAGCGGCACCCGTCAGCACATCCAGCAGGGCTGCGCTCGAGGCGCCCCAGTTCACCGTGAGGGCTGCGACAGCATCCGAGATCCCGGTGAGCACCGCCGGACGATCGGCGAGCACATCCACGATCGTCGGCACGGCCGCCGCCACCTCGCGCACGTGCGCGACGACGTCGGGAGCAAGCTCGAGCGAGCCGGCGTGGAAGAAGTTCTCGAACACGCTGCCGCGGTCCTCGAACGGCGCCTGCAGACGCAGCACGGCGACATCCGCCTCGGCGGGCGTCGCGACGACCTCACCGTACGCGCCGGCGACCTCGGCGTCGATGCCCTCGACGTACAGCCGCGCGCCGCGAGCGATCGGCAGGGCGCCCGCGTTCGTCAGGACGGTGATGGATGCCCGCTGCGCGGCCTCTCCGGCAGTGCGGAAGTCCTCGCGTCCGACGATCCCGTTCGCCGCGGCCTCATCGACCAGCGCGTTCTCGAACAGACCGAGCGCGAACTTCTCACGGAGGAGTCGGCGTGCCGAGACGTCAAGGCGCTCCTCGGTGACCTCGCCCTCGGCGACGAGCTCGAGCAGCAGCTCTGGGCAGTCCTCTCCGCCGAATTGGTCGGCACCGGCATCCAGCACCTTCTTCATGCGCTCCTTCGGCGTGAGGTGCTCGACGCCCCACGCCCGCGCCGGGAACGGGTGCCCGAAGATCTCGGCGTCGTTGATCAGCCCCCAGTCGGTGCAGACCACGCCGTCGAACCCGAAGCGCTCGCGCAGCAGCCCGGTGATGACCGACTTGTTGAAGCCGAAGCCGACCTCTTCATGCTCGGTGCCGACGGGCATGCCGTAGTACGGCATCATCTGCCTGGTGCCTGCCGCGATGGCATCCTCGAACGGCTTCAGGTGCAGCTCGAACTCGCCGCCGGGGTAGACCTGCTCGCGACCGTACTCGAAGTGCGGGTCCTCACCGTCCTTCTGCGGGCCGCCGCCAGGGAAGTGCTTGGTCATCGTCGAAACCGAACCCGGTCCGAACGACTCGCCCTGGAACCCGCGGATGTACGCCGCACCCAGCTGGCCTGCGAGCTCGGCATCCTCACCGAAGGTAGCGGTCTGGCGCGCCCAGCGCGGCTCGGTGGCGAGATCGACCTGCGGGTGCAGGGCGACGCGCAGGCCGACGGCGGTGTACTCCTGGCGTGCGATGTCGGCGAAGCGCTCGACGAGATCGGCATCGCGGATCGCGGCGAGGCCCAGCGTCTCGGGCCACTGCGAGAAGGGACCGGCGAGGATCGATGCCCCGGGGTTCTCGCTGAACGAGTGGCGCGGATCGGTCGAGAGGGTGACGGGGATGCCGAGGCGAGTGGATGCTGCCAGCTGCTGCACCTGGTTCTGCCACGCGGCGATCTCGCCGCCGGTCGGTGCGGCGCCCAGCAGGTTGAAGTGCGACATGCGCTTGCCCTCGACGAACTCGCGAGCTGTCGGCGTCTCGAACACCGGGTTCTTCTCGTCAAGCCCGCCGATGGCGATCATGGTGTGGAAGAAGAGACCCGCCTTCTCTTCGATGGTCATCGCATCGAGCAGCAGCTGCACGCGCTCGTCGATGGGCAGGTCGGCGTTCAGCCAGGGCCGCTCGGCGGTGATTTCGGTCATGGTCACTTGACTCCCTTGATTCGGTAGACGAGCACCGCTCCGGCGAGCGCGACGAGCGCTCCGAAGAGGTACCACGTGGTGTAGCCGCCGATCGGCGTGGTGGCGCCGAACGCGATGATGGCTGGGGCGATCGCGGGGGCGATCGACTGCGGCAGGGCATTGGCGATGTTCAGCACGCCGAGATCCTTGGCAGTGTCATCGGGGTTCGGCAGCACCTGCGTCGCGAGAGCGAGGTCGACTGAGAAGAACGACCCGGCGCCGAGTCCGATGATCGCCTGGGCGATGATGAGGACGGGGATGCTGGGTGCGACGGCCAGGATGACGAGGCCCACGACCATGATCGCGCCCGCGACGGCCACGAACGGGCGGCGCTTGCCGACGCGGTCGGAGAGGATGCCGCCCAGTGGCGACGAGATCATCATGGCCGCCATCGAGGCGAGGTTCGCCAGCAGGATCGTGCCGATGGCATCCTGCTCGCTGAGCTGGAACCGCTCGACGAGGTAGAACGGCAGGAAGGTCGCGATGCCGGCGTAGCCGAACATGACGAAGAACTTCGTCAGCCAGGTCCATCCGAAGTCGGGGTGCTTGACGGGGTTGAAGACGAACGAGCCGAGGAAGGCGCCGATCGTGAGGCGCGCGGTGGGACGCTCGGTGAGCACGCGATCCTTCAGCATGAGCGCGAAGATCACGGCCAGCACTGCGGCGATGACGGCGGGCACGACGAAGCGCTCGAAGTCGCCTGGCAGGTAGTTCATCAGGAAGCTGCCGCCGAGGATGCCGAGCGGGGTGGTGATGCCGACGATGCCTGACACCTTGCCGCGGCTCTCGACGGGAACCTGGTCGGGCAGGGTGGCGTTGGCGGCTGCGAGTACGGCGTTCATCGCGGCCTGCACGATGCACCACGCGAGGAGCACGATCCAGATCGACGTCGCGAGTCCGATCAAGGCGAATCCGGCGAGACCGACGACGGCACCGCCGACGATCCACGGCCGGCGCATGCCCCAGCGCGAGGTGGTGCGGTCGGAGAGACGCCCGGCGAGGGGGTTCGCGAACAGCGCGAACAGCGCCCCGACGCCCAGCACGAGACCGAGGTTCGCCTTGGCGGTGTCCGCATCGGGTGAGAGGTGCTGGATCTTGAACGCCATGGAGACCATCACGGGTGTCAGCAGCGCGAGGAAGATGCCGAAGTTCACGCCGGCCAGGCCGAGGGTGAAGCCCCGGGGCGTGCGCGTCGGCGTCGTGCCTGGAGCCTTGAAGCCGGTGGTGCCGGCAGCAGCGGCCTGAGCGGCCGGTGACATCTCTGTCATGGGAGTCCTTTCGGGCGGGATGTCGCGTCGCCTCTGACGCGTCGGCGTCCACTGTACTCCAAACCCGACCAATTGGTAACTGAATCTCGACCGATTGGTAAATGCGGGATGATGGAACAGGAGGAACCATGGCGAGCACGGAACGCGGCCCGCGCGGGCGCAGCACAGCGGAGACACGCGCGCGCATCGTGTCCGCTGCCCGCGCACTGTTCGTCGAAGACGGCTATCGCAGCACATCGCTGCGCGACATCGCGGCGTCCGCAGGAATCAGTCATCCTGGTCTGCTGCGGCACTTCGCGTCGAAGGACGAACTGCTCGTGAGCGTCATGACAGAACTCGAGGCGGACAACGAGACGTTCTACGCCGAGCGCGCCGCCGCAGCCGAACCCGGCGCGGTGCTGTTCTCGGAGCTGGCGCGGCGCAATGCATCCACCCCCGGCTACCTCGAGCTGTTCGCAGCGCTCAGCGGGGAGGCGTCGACGCCGACGCATCCGGCGCACCAGCACATGCACGATCGGTACCGCCGGCTCGATGAGATGGCGGGCGAGGCGCTGGCGGATGCCATGGAGCACGGCGTCATCGCCGACGACCGCGACCCACACGAAGAGGCCATCCGCCATTCGGCCGGCTGGGATGGCATGCAGCTGCTCTCGCAGTACCTCCCCGACCGGGTCGACGTCGTCACGATGCTCGCCTCCCGAGAGGACCTCTGGGCGTATCCGCTCGGCTGGCGCGATCCGGATGACCCGGAGCCGTCTCCGGATGCCACCCCCATCCCGCCGCTGATCGTCCCGCCCGAGCCCGCGCCGGAGCCGGCCGCCGGCTACGCCGTCGGTCGGCAGCGCCGCGAGCGCATCATCGCCGATGCGACCACGCTGTTCGCCAGCGAGGGCTATGGCGACACCAGCCTGCAGGATGTGGCGGGCAAGGTCGGCGTCGCGAAGTCGACCCTGCTGCACCACTACCCGACGAAGGAGGCGCTGCTGCGGGCCGTGCTGCAGAGTCGCGACCAGCGCGTCGTGTCGCGCACGACCTACCGGCAGGCTTCCCGCGCCGCCGACGAACTGCGTGCACTGCCGGTGGGCGCGGCCGAGAACAACGCCGAGTCCGCGGGCCTGATCGAGGTGTATGCGGTGCTCTCGAGCGAGGCCGTGCCTGACGGGCATCCGGCACATGAGTACTTCGCCGACCGGTTCACTCGCGTGATCGGGACGTTCACCGAGCTGTTCCGCGCGGCGCAGGCCGACGGCGATCTGCCCTCACATCGCGATCCCGCGCAGGAGGCGATCTGGCTGGTCGCCCTGTGGGACGGCTTGCAGTTCCGGTGGCTGTACGACCGCGACGCCGTCGATGTCGCCGAGCATCTGGCCGCGCACCTGGCCGACGTGCTGCCCGAGTAGCCACGACGGCCCCGCACAGCCGTGCGGATCAGTGCGCGGCGATCACGGCGAGCACTGCGTCGCCGTAGGCGTCCTTCTTCTTCTCGCCGATGCCGCTGATGCCGTCCAGCTGCGCAGCCGACGCCGGGCGCAGCTCTGCGAGTGCGCGCAGCGTGGCATCGCCGAACACGATGTACGCCGGCTTTCCCAGCTCACGGGCGGTCTCGGCGCGCCAGGCGCGCAGCGACTCGAACAGCTCGCGGTCGCCCTCGGCGACAGCATCCGACGCACTCGTCTTGCGTGCACGCGACGCGGTGACCCGCCCGATCGTGTCACGGCGCAGCGGCACAGGCGTGTCTCCGCGCAGCACACCGTCGGCAGCCTGCCCCGGCGCCAGAGTGCCGTACTCCCCCTGCGCCACCAGAACGCCACGGGCCAGCAGCTGCCGCACGACACTGCGCCAGTCCTGATCCGAGAGGTCGGCGCCGATGCCGTAGGTCGCCAGTTGATCGTGCCCCATCTTGCGGATGCGATCGGTCGATGCCCCGCGCAGGATGTCGATCAGCTGCCCGGCGCCGAACGCCTGGTTGCGCTCGCGCTTCAGGCGCACGATGGTCGAGAGCAGCTTCTGCGCCGGCACCAGTCCGTCATAGGTCTCTGGCGACTCCAGGCACGTGTCGCAGTTGCCGCACGCGCCGGACTCCTGCCCGAAATACCCCAGCAGGTTCTGCCGTCGGCACTGCACCGTCTCGCACAGCGCGAGCATGGCGTCGAGGTGCTGTCCCATCCGCATCTTGAAGGTGCGGTCGCCGGGGCTCTGGTCGATCAGGCGGCGCTGCTGCACGACATCGCCGAGCCCGTAGGCCATCCAGGCCACTGAGGGCTCGCCGTCGCGGCCGGCGCGACCGGTCTCCTGGTAATACCCCTCGACGGACTTCGGCAGGTCGATATGGGCCACGAAGCGCACGTCGGGCTTGTCGATGCCCATCCCGAACGCGATGGTCGCGACCATCACGACGCCGTCCTCGCGCAGGAACCGCGACTGGTTCGCGGCGCGCACCTCAGCCGGAAGTCCCGCGTGGTACGGCAGTGCGTCGAGACCCTTGGATGCCAGATGCGCGGCGGTGTGCTCGACCGACTTGCGGCTCAGCGCGTACACGATGCCGGCAGCGCCCTCGGGCTGCGAGCGGATGAACTCGACCAGCTGCTTGCGAGGATCGACCTTCGGCACGATGCGGTACTGGATGTTCGGCCGGTCGAAGCTGGCGACGAAGTGCTCGGCCCGATCGAGGTGCAGGCGCTCGGTGAGCTCCTGGTGCGTGGCGCGCGTGGCCGTCGCGGTTAGGGCCATGCGCGGCACCCCGGGGAACCGCTCGGCGAGGTCACCCAGCGCGAGGTAGTCGGG from Microbacterium sp. H1-D42 carries:
- a CDS encoding OsmC family protein, producing MALRYRTEAINTDGGDASSRVSDGMEVSVSSPLGPNPDPDATNPEQLLALAWATCLNSTAQAIVKRQRRTAVRIEVELHSVENGIGYEFHVDAFLSAEGASPEETADLLAAANARCPVSKLLAGSSTVAVHAESYTAALPV
- a CDS encoding glycoside hydrolase family 3 N-terminal domain-containing protein, with protein sequence MTEITAERPWLNADLPIDERVQLLLDAMTIEEKAGLFFHTMIAIGGLDEKNPVFETPTAREFVEGKRMSHFNLLGAAPTGGEIAAWQNQVQQLAASTRLGIPVTLSTDPRHSFSENPGASILAGPFSQWPETLGLAAIRDADLVERFADIARQEYTAVGLRVALHPQVDLATEPRWARQTATFGEDAELAGQLGAAYIRGFQGESFGPGSVSTMTKHFPGGGPQKDGEDPHFEYGREQVYPGGEFELHLKPFEDAIAAGTRQMMPYYGMPVGTEHEEVGFGFNKSVITGLLRERFGFDGVVCTDWGLINDAEIFGHPFPARAWGVEHLTPKERMKKVLDAGADQFGGEDCPELLLELVAEGEVTEERLDVSARRLLREKFALGLFENALVDEAAANGIVGREDFRTAGEAAQRASITVLTNAGALPIARGARLYVEGIDAEVAGAYGEVVATPAEADVAVLRLQAPFEDRGSVFENFFHAGSLELAPDVVAHVREVAAAVPTIVDVLADRPAVLTGISDAVAALTVNWGASSAALLDVLTGAAEAKGRLPFDLPRSMAAVQASRPDVPFDTADPLFRFGHGLTI
- a CDS encoding methionine ABC transporter permease yields the protein MTGVVTWFTDLLAEYGEDIATSLAETGYMMLVSLLAAVLIGLPLGTIVYLTERGGLAQNRAINTIANLYINVVRSFPFLLLAVFLIPFTRLVMGTSFGTQAATLPLCVVAVAIYARLTEQILREIPRGIPKVAQASGATVPQTVFLMLLPEARSGLVYALTSAAISLLSYSTVLGVVGGGGIGDFAMRYGYQEYNDSLMYFVIVIIIVCVLAIQAIGHRTSVRLDHR
- a CDS encoding MetQ/NlpA family ABC transporter substrate-binding protein → MKKSRAGLLAAVIGISLVATGCAGSPEQSDAGDAAPKVLKVAAVMSPMTDVVEAAGEAIEDGYEVELVEVGDYVTSNTILNSGDVYANFSQHIPYMQTFNEANDGTLVGVQPVYNFVIAFYSKTLDDIADLPDGATVAIPDDPSNTGRALKLLAGNDIITLDPAVDPYASTVKDITDNPKNLEFLQVPIASLNAAYEEADLVFQWPSHIKALGLTPEKDGLITELDDTFALNLVVQQKDADSAATAALKKAFTSDQAREVIESNGTIETAW
- a CDS encoding TetR/AcrR family transcriptional regulator produces the protein MASTERGPRGRSTAETRARIVSAARALFVEDGYRSTSLRDIAASAGISHPGLLRHFASKDELLVSVMTELEADNETFYAERAAAAEPGAVLFSELARRNASTPGYLELFAALSGEASTPTHPAHQHMHDRYRRLDEMAGEALADAMEHGVIADDRDPHEEAIRHSAGWDGMQLLSQYLPDRVDVVTMLASREDLWAYPLGWRDPDDPEPSPDATPIPPLIVPPEPAPEPAAGYAVGRQRRERIIADATTLFASEGYGDTSLQDVAGKVGVAKSTLLHHYPTKEALLRAVLQSRDQRVVSRTTYRQASRAADELRALPVGAAENNAESAGLIEVYAVLSSEAVPDGHPAHEYFADRFTRVIGTFTELFRAAQADGDLPSHRDPAQEAIWLVALWDGLQFRWLYDRDAVDVAEHLAAHLADVLPE
- the recQ gene encoding DNA helicase RecQ, whose amino-acid sequence is MTQTSPAGWGPDPYEDVPYPDEPWETPGELDWEPPADGWEPPLDWGQGPVTPVAGGAPSAASAAPVATPSQHPTAADALRTVFGYDAFRGDQAAIVEHVIGGGDAVVLMPTGGGKSITYQVPALVREGTGLVISPLIALMHDQVDALRANGVRAAYLNSTQSIDERREVERSYVAGELDLIYVAPERLSSAATTRLLQRGVLSVIAIDEAHCVSQWGHDFRPDYLALGDLAERFPGVPRMALTATATRATHQELTERLHLDRAEHFVASFDRPNIQYRIVPKVDPRKQLVEFIRSQPEGAAGIVYALSRKSVEHTAAHLASKGLDALPYHAGLPAEVRAANQSRFLREDGVVMVATIAFGMGIDKPDVRFVAHIDLPKSVEGYYQETGRAGRDGEPSVAWMAYGLGDVVQQRRLIDQSPGDRTFKMRMGQHLDAMLALCETVQCRRQNLLGYFGQESGACGNCDTCLESPETYDGLVPAQKLLSTIVRLKRERNQAFGAGQLIDILRGASTDRIRKMGHDQLATYGIGADLSDQDWRSVVRQLLARGVLVAQGEYGTLAPGQAADGVLRGDTPVPLRRDTIGRVTASRARKTSASDAVAEGDRELFESLRAWRAETARELGKPAYIVFGDATLRALAELRPASAAQLDGISGIGEKKKDAYGDAVLAVIAAH
- a CDS encoding MFS transporter encodes the protein MTEMSPAAQAAAAGTTGFKAPGTTPTRTPRGFTLGLAGVNFGIFLALLTPVMVSMAFKIQHLSPDADTAKANLGLVLGVGALFALFANPLAGRLSDRTTSRWGMRRPWIVGGAVVGLAGFALIGLATSIWIVLLAWCIVQAAMNAVLAAANATLPDQVPVESRGKVSGIVGITTPLGILGGSFLMNYLPGDFERFVVPAVIAAVLAVIFALMLKDRVLTERPTARLTIGAFLGSFVFNPVKHPDFGWTWLTKFFVMFGYAGIATFLPFYLVERFQLSEQDAIGTILLANLASMAAMMISSPLGGILSDRVGKRRPFVAVAGAIMVVGLVILAVAPSIPVLIIAQAIIGLGAGSFFSVDLALATQVLPNPDDTAKDLGVLNIANALPQSIAPAIAPAIIAFGATTPIGGYTTWYLFGALVALAGAVLVYRIKGVK
- a CDS encoding ATP-binding cassette domain-containing protein; translation: MATATPALVEFRDVTKQFRDDAPPALDGIDLSIRRGEILGIIGESGAGKSTLLELVNGLGSPTAGAVEVDGADVAGLDRAALRALRRDIGIVFQGVHLLSNSTVRDNVRLPLRLARRDGGRRSTRRQQNAAVDEILSFVGLAHRADHYPAQLSGGERQRVGLARALVSRPSLLLCDEPTSSLDASTTGDVLRVLSDARDKLGTTVVVITHDLDVVKAICDRAALLEKGRLREVFAVQSTGTRSLPTYYEQVKRELKS